A segment of the uncultured Desulfobulbus sp. genome:
CGACCTTGACCGTGATTTTGTCGGCATGGTTTTCACGATCAACGATGATCTGATAGTGAGGCTCGGTTTCCTCGACCTCAAAGAGGACTTTTTCAATCTGCATCGGAAAGACATTGACGCCTTTGATGATGAGCATATCATCGGAGCGGCCCATAACCCGTTCCATCCGTTTCAGGGTACGCCCGCATTTGCATGCCCCGGGAATAAACCGGGTCAGATCGCGGGTCCGATACCGAATCATGGGGAAGGCCTCTTTCGTCAGGGTGGTGATCACCAACTCGCCCACCTCGCCCTCGGCTACCGGCTCCATGGTTTTGGGATCAAGAATCTCCAAAATAAAATGATCTTCATTGATATGCAGGCCATTGCACTCCAGACACTCCCCCGCAACCCCCGGCCCCATGACCTCGGAAAGGCCATAGTTATCGGTGGCGATAATTCCCAGTTTCTGGTGAATCTCCTGGCGCATCCCCTCGGACCAGGGTTCCCCACCAAAAAGACCATAGCGCAGGGAAAGACCGTTGGGGTTAATGCCCATATCCATCATGGTATCGGCCATGACCAGGGCATAGGAAGGCGTACAGACGAGCGCGGTCGTTTTGAAATCCTGCATGATCTGAATCTGACGTTTGGTGTTCCCCGCAGATATCGGAATGACCGAGGTACCGACGGTTTCAGCACCGTAGTGGAGACCAAAGCCACCGGTAAAAAGACCGTAGCCAAAGGCGATCTGAATCACATCGTTTTTGGTGACACCGGCTGCGGTGATGACTCGCGCCGCCAGGTTCGACCAGGTTTTGATATCGTTCTGGCTGTAGCCAACCACGGTGGCCTGGCCGGAAGTTCCCGAGGAGGAGTGCACTCGGACCACATCGCGCAAGGGAACGGCAAAAAGCCCATAGGGATAATTGTCGCGCAGATCCTGTTTCTCGGTAAAGGGAAGACGGCGCAGATCATCAAGCGAGCGAATGCTCTCGTAATTAAACTTGATCTCGTCAAATTTCTTTTTATAGAAGGGTACGTTGGTGCCCACCCGGTAGAGCGTCGATTGCAGACGCTCCAGTTGGAGTTGTTCCAGATCCTCCCTTGCCATACATTCGCGTTCCG
Coding sequences within it:
- a CDS encoding phenylacetate--CoA ligase, which gives rise to MYWEPERECMAREDLEQLQLERLQSTLYRVGTNVPFYKKKFDEIKFNYESIRSLDDLRRLPFTEKQDLRDNYPYGLFAVPLRDVVRVHSSSGTSGQATVVGYSQNDIKTWSNLAARVITAAGVTKNDVIQIAFGYGLFTGGFGLHYGAETVGTSVIPISAGNTKRQIQIMQDFKTTALVCTPSYALVMADTMMDMGINPNGLSLRYGLFGGEPWSEGMRQEIHQKLGIIATDNYGLSEVMGPGVAGECLECNGLHINEDHFILEILDPKTMEPVAEGEVGELVITTLTKEAFPMIRYRTRDLTRFIPGACKCGRTLKRMERVMGRSDDMLIIKGVNVFPMQIEKVLFEVEETEPHYQIIVDRENHADKITVKVEVMESIFFDEMKKQRQVIDTIKSRLASELGVSVDVKLVEEKSLERFEGKAKRVIDRRKL